Proteins co-encoded in one Ruegeria sp. HKCCD4315 genomic window:
- the pstB gene encoding phosphate ABC transporter ATP-binding protein PstB: MNDMTRVERAVDSKDIKINAKKVQVYYGDTHAIKDVDVAIEDKTVTAFIGPSGCGKSTFLRCLNRMNDTIDICRVEGDILLDGEDIYDKRVDPVQLRAKVGMVFQKPNPFPKSIYDNVAYGPRIHGLAKNKAELDEIVEKSLRRGAIWDEVKDRLDAPGTGLSGGQQQRLCIARAVATEPEVLLMDEPCSALDPIATAQVEELIDELRSRYSVVIVTHSMQQAARVSQKTAFFHLGNLVEFGETGQIFTNPVDPRTESYITGRIG, from the coding sequence ATGAACGACATGACACGAGTGGAGAGAGCCGTGGACTCCAAAGACATCAAGATCAACGCCAAAAAGGTTCAGGTCTATTACGGCGACACTCACGCCATCAAAGACGTGGATGTTGCGATTGAAGACAAGACTGTGACCGCCTTTATCGGCCCGTCGGGCTGCGGCAAATCCACGTTTCTGCGCTGTCTGAACCGGATGAACGACACCATCGACATCTGCCGGGTCGAAGGCGATATCCTACTGGATGGCGAAGACATCTATGACAAGCGCGTCGACCCGGTTCAGTTGCGCGCCAAGGTGGGAATGGTGTTCCAAAAGCCGAACCCGTTCCCCAAGTCGATCTATGACAACGTGGCCTATGGCCCACGCATTCACGGCCTTGCAAAGAACAAGGCAGAACTGGATGAAATCGTTGAAAAATCCCTGCGTCGTGGCGCTATCTGGGATGAGGTCAAGGACCGTCTGGATGCGCCTGGCACAGGTCTGTCAGGTGGTCAGCAACAGCGTCTTTGCATCGCCCGTGCCGTGGCGACTGAACCGGAAGTTCTGCTGATGGACGAACCGTGTTCCGCCTTGGACCCGATTGCAACCGCGCAAGTTGAAGAACTGATTGACGAGCTGCGCTCGCGCTATTCGGTGGTGATTGTGACCCACTCGATGCAGCAGGCCGCACGTGTCAGCCAGAAAACTGCCTTCTTCCATCTGGGAAACCTGGTCGAGTTCGGGGAAACCGGCCAGATCTTCACCAACCCCGTAGATCCGCGCACGGAAAGCTACATCACCGGCCGCATCGGCTGA
- a CDS encoding gamma carbonic anhydrase family protein has translation MTIYALGDHTPEIHEDTWVAPDANLIGKVVLEQGASVWFGCTIRADHEEIRVGAGSNVQENCVMHIDAGFPLTIGANCTIGHKVMLHGCTIGDNSLIGMGAIVLNGAKIGRNCLIGAGALITEGKEIPDNSLVMGAPGKVVRQLDEAAAQRITLSALHYQENMRKFRKTLKPVS, from the coding sequence ATGACCATTTACGCGCTGGGGGATCATACGCCCGAGATTCACGAAGACACATGGGTCGCACCTGATGCCAACCTGATCGGCAAAGTGGTGTTAGAGCAGGGTGCCTCGGTTTGGTTTGGCTGCACGATCCGCGCCGATCACGAGGAAATCCGTGTCGGCGCAGGCAGCAATGTTCAGGAAAACTGCGTCATGCATATCGATGCGGGCTTTCCTTTGACCATCGGTGCAAATTGCACGATCGGGCACAAGGTGATGCTGCATGGGTGCACCATTGGCGACAACTCTTTGATCGGCATGGGCGCAATTGTTCTGAACGGTGCCAAGATCGGGCGGAATTGCCTGATTGGGGCAGGGGCCCTGATCACCGAGGGCAAGGAAATTCCAGATAATTCGCTGGTCATGGGTGCGCCGGGCAAAGTCGTGCGTCAATTGGACGAGGCGGCGGCGCAACGCATCACGCTCAGCGCGCTGCATTATCAGGAAAACATGCGCAAGTTTCGCAAAACTTTAAAACCCGTCTCGTAA
- a CDS encoding class II 3-deoxy-7-phosphoheptulonate synthase, whose translation MTEWQKTNWRNKPRVQMPDYTDAAALAKVEAQLSQYPPLVFAGEARRLKQHLGAAGRGEAFLLQGGDCAESFEQFSADAIRDTFKVMLQMAMVLTYGAKVPVVKVGRMAGQFAKPRSAPTEVLDGVELPSYRGDIINELAFTPEARIPNPQKMLQAYTQAAATLNLLRAFSTGGFADMSMVHSWTLGFTDEQDVQKYSEIADRIQDTIDFMEAAGITADTTHEFSTVEFYTSHEGLLLEYEEALTRLDSTSGNWLAGSGHMIWIGDRTRQPDGAHVEFCRGVLNPIGLKCGPTTTAEDLKVLMSKLNPENEEGRLTLIARFGAGKAGEHLPRLVKAVKEEGAKVTWVCDPMHGNTIKSATGYKTRPFDSVLREVRDFFGVHQAEGTIPGGVHFEMTGLDVTECTGGVRAVTEEDLSDRYHTACDPRLNASQSLELAFLVAEELTNLRRNGSKRAAS comes from the coding sequence ATGACCGAATGGCAAAAAACGAACTGGCGCAACAAGCCCCGGGTTCAGATGCCAGACTATACCGACGCGGCCGCTCTGGCCAAAGTCGAGGCTCAGCTTTCACAGTATCCCCCGCTGGTCTTTGCCGGTGAGGCGCGGCGTCTCAAACAACACCTGGGTGCCGCCGGTCGCGGCGAGGCCTTCCTGCTGCAAGGCGGGGATTGTGCTGAAAGCTTTGAACAATTCAGCGCGGATGCGATCCGTGACACCTTTAAGGTGATGCTGCAGATGGCAATGGTTCTGACCTATGGCGCAAAAGTGCCGGTGGTCAAAGTTGGCCGTATGGCGGGGCAGTTTGCCAAGCCGCGCAGTGCACCAACCGAGGTGTTGGATGGTGTGGAACTGCCCAGCTATCGTGGTGACATCATCAACGAACTGGCCTTCACGCCCGAAGCGCGCATCCCGAATCCTCAGAAAATGCTGCAAGCCTATACACAGGCTGCTGCCACTCTGAACCTGCTGCGGGCATTTTCGACCGGTGGTTTCGCAGATATGAGCATGGTTCATTCTTGGACCCTTGGGTTCACCGATGAACAGGACGTGCAGAAGTATTCCGAGATTGCCGATCGCATTCAGGACACCATCGACTTCATGGAAGCGGCCGGGATCACGGCGGACACCACACACGAGTTCTCGACCGTCGAATTCTACACCAGCCACGAAGGGCTGCTGCTGGAGTATGAAGAGGCGCTGACGCGTCTGGATTCGACCTCGGGCAACTGGCTGGCAGGGTCTGGCCACATGATCTGGATCGGCGACCGCACGCGTCAGCCGGACGGTGCTCATGTGGAATTCTGCCGTGGCGTTCTGAACCCAATCGGCCTGAAATGCGGCCCGACGACGACTGCCGAAGATCTCAAGGTTCTGATGTCCAAACTGAACCCCGAAAACGAAGAAGGTCGCCTGACCCTGATCGCGCGCTTTGGTGCGGGTAAAGCAGGTGAGCACCTGCCGCGTCTGGTCAAAGCCGTGAAGGAAGAAGGGGCCAAGGTTACCTGGGTCTGCGACCCGATGCACGGCAACACGATCAAGTCGGCCACGGGTTACAAGACCCGTCCGTTCGATTCTGTCCTGCGCGAGGTGCGTGACTTCTTTGGCGTACATCAGGCCGAAGGCACCATCCCCGGTGGCGTGCATTTCGAGATGACTGGTCTGGATGTAACCGAATGCACCGGCGGCGTGCGCGCGGTGACCGAAGAAGATCTGTCGGATCGCTACCACACCGCCTGCGATCCGCGTCTGAACGCGTCCCAGTCGCTGGAACTGGCCTTCCTAGTGGCCGAAGAACTGACAAACCTACGCCGTAACGGCAGCAAACGCGCCGCCAGCTAA
- the phoU gene encoding phosphate signaling complex protein PhoU, whose protein sequence is MSEQHIASVFDRDLEAIQAHIMKMGGLVEAAIMSAARSLETRDVELAQEVRQGDKAIDALEDIIDEETARLIALRAPTASDLRLVLSVLKVSGNLERIGDYAKNIAKRTTVLVDAGEINGSAAALRRMAREVERMLRDALDAYIQRDAELATDVINRDEEVDQMYNGLFREFLTFMAEDPRNISSCMHLHFIAKNIERMGDHVTSIAEQVVYLVTGERPTEARPKADTTSQTV, encoded by the coding sequence TTGAGCGAACAACATATTGCATCCGTATTCGATCGCGATCTCGAGGCGATCCAAGCGCATATCATGAAGATGGGCGGCCTTGTCGAAGCCGCCATCATGAGCGCCGCGCGCTCGCTAGAGACCCGCGATGTGGAACTGGCGCAAGAAGTGCGACAGGGCGACAAAGCCATCGATGCGCTGGAAGATATCATCGACGAGGAAACCGCGCGCCTGATCGCACTACGTGCGCCCACAGCCAGCGACTTGCGGTTGGTTCTGTCTGTCCTGAAAGTCTCGGGCAATCTTGAGCGGATCGGTGATTATGCCAAGAACATCGCCAAACGTACCACGGTGCTGGTCGATGCGGGCGAGATCAACGGAAGTGCTGCAGCCCTGCGTCGTATGGCGCGCGAGGTCGAACGGATGCTGCGCGATGCGCTGGACGCCTATATTCAGCGTGACGCAGAACTGGCGACTGATGTCATCAATCGCGATGAAGAAGTGGATCAGATGTACAATGGGCTGTTCCGTGAGTTCCTGACCTTCATGGCCGAGGATCCGCGCAATATCTCCTCCTGTATGCACCTGCATTTCATCGCAAAAAATATCGAGCGCATGGGCGATCACGTCACTTCGATTGCCGAGCAAGTGGTCTATCTGGTTACCGGGGAACGCCCAACCGAGGCTCGACCCAAGGCCGACACCACGTCGCAAACCGTGTAG
- a CDS encoding substrate-binding domain-containing protein, with protein sequence MSFVKLSASALAIAAVSATTAAARDNVQVAGSSTVLPYASIVAELFGENTDFPTPVVESGGSSAGLKRFCEGVGENTIDVANASRKIREKEIKACAENGVTDIMEVRIGYDGIVFASQQSGPAFTAFEPADIYNAIGSKVMKDGALVDNSFNSWAEFNADLPDVEIAMFIPGTKHGTREVFEDKVLLEGCEATGAMEAMVAGGMSEDDAEDACLDVRTDGKSVDIDGDYTETLARIDTNPNGIGVFGLAFYENNTDKLKVATMGGIAPSTETIASGEYPVSRPLFFYVKKAHIGVIPGLKEYAQFFTADEIAGGSGPLANYGLVADPELAKTQDAIANEVTMGSGS encoded by the coding sequence ATGTCCTTTGTCAAACTGTCGGCTTCTGCGCTGGCGATTGCTGCCGTCTCGGCAACCACTGCTGCTGCCCGTGACAACGTACAGGTTGCCGGTTCGTCGACCGTTCTGCCTTATGCTTCGATTGTTGCTGAACTGTTCGGTGAAAACACCGACTTCCCGACCCCGGTTGTAGAATCCGGCGGCTCTTCGGCCGGTCTGAAGCGTTTCTGTGAGGGTGTTGGCGAAAACACCATCGACGTTGCAAACGCATCGCGTAAAATCCGCGAAAAAGAAATCAAAGCCTGTGCCGAAAACGGCGTGACCGACATCATGGAAGTCCGCATCGGCTATGACGGTATCGTCTTTGCAAGCCAGCAGTCGGGCCCTGCCTTCACTGCATTTGAGCCTGCCGACATCTACAACGCCATCGGTTCGAAAGTCATGAAAGACGGCGCGCTGGTCGACAACAGCTTCAACAGCTGGGCCGAATTCAATGCCGATCTGCCGGACGTTGAAATCGCAATGTTCATCCCGGGCACCAAGCACGGCACCCGTGAAGTGTTCGAAGACAAGGTTCTGCTGGAAGGCTGCGAAGCCACTGGCGCCATGGAAGCCATGGTTGCAGGCGGCATGAGCGAAGATGACGCCGAAGACGCATGCCTGGACGTCCGCACCGACGGTAAGTCGGTCGACATCGACGGTGACTACACAGAAACTCTGGCGCGCATCGACACCAACCCCAACGGCATCGGCGTGTTTGGTCTGGCGTTCTATGAGAACAACACCGACAAGCTGAAAGTGGCCACCATGGGCGGTATCGCACCGTCGACCGAGACCATCGCGTCGGGTGAATACCCTGTGTCGCGTCCGCTGTTCTTCTACGTCAAGAAAGCGCATATCGGCGTGATCCCTGGCCTGAAAGAATACGCACAGTTCTTTACTGCTGACGAAATCGCAGGCGGTTCCGGCCCTCTGGCCAACTATGGCCTGGTTGCAGATCCTGAGCTGGCCAAGACCCAGGACGCCATCGCAAACGAAGTTACCATGGGTTCGGGCAGCTAA
- a CDS encoding ATP-binding protein: MSTDLLDEFVRAIPMPALMVDQTERIIAANTDATTLLGLNIVGRHFATILRQPQVLEAIEQSLQSKSTKKTRHLSNDGAQDTTFEVECRYMNGIGAVSGGAILATFQDITHLEHASQMRRDFVANVSHELRTPLTALMGFIETLRGPARDDPGARDRFLQIMTDEANRMNRLVGDLLSLNRVESEERVRPSEQLELTGLLQSILNSVRPLAEDAGVDLTLEAQDGPVSVTGDSDQLRQVFTNLIENGIKYGGSGGNVLVRVLSMDRDTAMRGPSVRVQVIDRGPGIDPIHLPRLTERFYRADSHRSRQLGGTGLGLAIVKHIVNRHRGRLRVESELGKGSVFTVILPR; encoded by the coding sequence ATGTCCACCGACCTGTTAGACGAATTTGTCCGAGCTATTCCGATGCCTGCGCTGATGGTGGATCAGACAGAACGGATAATAGCCGCCAATACCGATGCAACGACCCTGCTTGGCCTGAATATAGTCGGTCGGCATTTCGCCACGATCCTGCGGCAACCTCAGGTATTGGAAGCCATCGAACAAAGCCTTCAGTCCAAGAGCACGAAAAAGACGCGTCACCTGTCCAATGACGGCGCGCAGGACACGACATTCGAAGTTGAGTGCCGCTATATGAACGGGATTGGTGCTGTGTCCGGCGGTGCCATCCTGGCCACGTTTCAGGACATCACTCATCTGGAACATGCCAGTCAAATGCGTCGGGATTTCGTGGCCAATGTCAGTCACGAGCTGCGTACTCCACTGACTGCGTTGATGGGCTTTATCGAAACCCTGCGCGGACCGGCGCGTGATGATCCCGGCGCACGCGACAGGTTTCTCCAGATCATGACAGATGAAGCCAACCGGATGAACCGTTTGGTCGGTGATTTGTTGTCGCTCAACCGCGTCGAAAGCGAAGAACGCGTGCGACCCAGTGAGCAACTAGAACTTACCGGGTTGCTACAATCCATTCTGAATTCGGTTCGTCCGCTTGCCGAGGATGCAGGCGTAGACCTGACGCTTGAGGCTCAGGACGGTCCGGTCTCAGTGACCGGCGACAGTGACCAGCTGCGTCAGGTTTTCACCAACCTGATCGAGAACGGCATAAAATATGGCGGCAGCGGCGGAAATGTTTTGGTTCGCGTTTTGTCTATGGACCGGGACACAGCGATGCGGGGCCCGTCAGTGCGCGTACAAGTCATCGACCGGGGCCCCGGTATTGATCCGATTCACCTTCCACGATTGACCGAGCGATTCTATCGCGCAGACAGCCACAGATCCCGACAATTGGGCGGAACCGGACTTGGGCTTGCCATCGTCAAACATATCGTCAACCGGCACCGGGGCCGGCTGCGTGTTGAAAGCGAGCTGGGTAAAGGCTCTGTTTTTACGGTGATTTTACCACGTTAG
- the pstC gene encoding phosphate ABC transporter permease subunit PstC — MPILWLFLIVLAIAAVGYVSGRARALQSAGGDSRNLHSLPTYYGANVALKAIVPAFGLLIIWLLAQPLYVSSQVSEMIPETSVKEGSSLSLVMAEVRRTADGLNNAVAAGVLSEDQARNARADVTDVTQRLKDAGQVVTSEITQPVLRAAQSYRAMNSTGYAIMTGAVILVALIGAAISWFQTHSDYRARNVVEQGVRFLLLAAASIAILTTIGIVLSLVFNTWEFFKLYPASDFFFGTTWAPSFSGRGGASDLGIIPLLWGTFYISLVALLVAVPIGLFAAIYLSEYASSRVRSVAKPLLEVLAGIPTIVYGLFALLTVGPLLLDVFGDNGLGWMKAGTAVMTAGIVMGIMLIPFVSSLSDDIINAVPQAMRDGSYGLGATQSETIRQVVLPAALPGIVGAILLAASRAIGETMIVVLGAGAAARLSLNPFEAMTTVTAKIVSQLTGDADFASPEALVAFALGMTLFILTLGLNVFALYIVRKYREQYE; from the coding sequence ATGCCGATACTATGGCTCTTTCTGATCGTGCTTGCGATCGCCGCAGTCGGTTATGTGTCAGGACGCGCACGCGCCTTGCAAAGCGCAGGCGGAGACAGCAGGAACCTGCACTCGCTGCCAACTTACTACGGCGCAAATGTAGCCCTTAAAGCGATTGTACCCGCCTTTGGTCTGCTGATCATTTGGCTGCTGGCCCAGCCGCTATACGTGTCGTCTCAGGTTTCCGAAATGATCCCGGAGACTTCCGTCAAAGAAGGCTCGTCACTGAGCCTGGTTATGGCTGAAGTACGCCGCACGGCGGACGGGCTGAACAACGCTGTGGCCGCCGGCGTGCTGTCGGAAGATCAGGCCCGCAACGCGCGCGCGGACGTAACCGACGTGACGCAGCGCCTGAAAGATGCCGGGCAGGTGGTGACGTCCGAGATCACTCAACCGGTTCTGCGGGCTGCACAAAGCTACCGCGCCATGAATTCCACCGGTTACGCGATCATGACGGGTGCGGTCATTCTGGTGGCTCTGATTGGAGCCGCAATCAGCTGGTTTCAGACACATTCCGACTACCGTGCCCGCAACGTGGTCGAGCAGGGGGTCCGCTTTCTGCTTCTGGCTGCGGCTTCTATCGCAATTCTGACGACCATCGGAATTGTTCTGTCGCTGGTCTTCAACACGTGGGAGTTTTTCAAGCTCTATCCCGCGTCTGACTTCTTCTTTGGTACAACCTGGGCGCCCAGCTTCTCGGGCCGCGGCGGCGCATCGGATCTGGGGATCATCCCTCTGCTGTGGGGCACGTTCTATATCTCGTTGGTGGCTCTGCTGGTGGCTGTGCCCATCGGACTGTTTGCCGCGATTTACCTCAGCGAATACGCCTCATCCCGCGTACGCTCTGTCGCTAAGCCGCTGCTTGAGGTTCTGGCCGGAATCCCGACCATCGTTTACGGTCTGTTTGCCCTGCTGACTGTCGGCCCGCTTTTGCTGGACGTGTTCGGCGATAACGGTTTGGGCTGGATGAAGGCAGGTACAGCCGTAATGACCGCTGGTATTGTCATGGGCATCATGCTGATCCCATTTGTTTCGTCTCTGTCTGACGACATCATCAACGCGGTACCTCAGGCGATGCGCGACGGGTCCTACGGTTTGGGTGCGACCCAATCCGAGACCATTCGCCAAGTTGTTCTGCCAGCCGCATTGCCCGGTATCGTGGGTGCGATCCTGCTGGCGGCATCGCGGGCGATCGGTGAAACCATGATTGTGGTTTTGGGGGCAGGGGCCGCCGCCCGGCTAAGCCTCAATCCTTTTGAAGCGATGACAACCGTCACCGCCAAAATCGTCAGCCAGTTGACTGGTGACGCGGACTTCGCCTCGCCCGAGGCGCTTGTCGCCTTTGCCCTTGGCATGACCCTTTTCATCCTCACGCTGGGGCTCAACGTTTTTGCCCTCTACATCGTGCGTAAGTATCGGGAGCAGTACGAATGA
- a CDS encoding YicC/YloC family endoribonuclease, which produces MIRSMTGFASGKGQHGPHSWTWELRSVNGKGLDMRLRVPDWLTGLEAALRAKLSKSLSRGNVTLSMRLSREDSAPDLVLNETAMTAALTALEQTEQMASSRGISLAPTRASDLLALKGMLDAGSDSDDPGPLVAHLAAEFDTLVSAFLDMRRAEGDALTTVLNTQLDQVATLTAKAAELAEKRKDKMAEALRENLARVLDNSQGADPERVAQELAMIAVKADITEEIDRLAAHVTAARDLLGQNGAVGRKLDFLMQEFNREANTLCSKAQSSDLTAVGLELKAVIDQMREQVQNVE; this is translated from the coding sequence ATGATCAGATCCATGACCGGGTTTGCCTCGGGAAAGGGGCAGCACGGGCCACATAGCTGGACGTGGGAACTGCGCAGCGTTAACGGCAAGGGCCTTGATATGCGCCTGCGCGTGCCGGATTGGTTGACAGGTTTAGAAGCCGCATTGAGGGCAAAACTGTCCAAATCCCTCAGCCGCGGAAATGTTACTCTGTCGATGCGTCTGAGCCGCGAAGACTCGGCCCCGGACCTAGTCCTGAATGAAACCGCCATGACTGCGGCCCTAACCGCGCTTGAGCAGACAGAGCAGATGGCGTCGTCGCGCGGAATTTCTTTGGCACCAACGCGGGCATCAGACCTGTTGGCCTTAAAGGGGATGCTGGATGCAGGTTCGGACTCAGATGATCCAGGCCCATTGGTTGCGCATCTTGCTGCGGAATTTGACACGCTCGTAAGCGCCTTCCTCGACATGCGCCGGGCTGAAGGCGACGCATTGACTACTGTCCTGAACACGCAACTGGATCAGGTCGCCACTTTGACCGCGAAGGCAGCTGAGCTGGCGGAAAAGCGCAAGGACAAGATGGCAGAAGCCCTACGGGAAAACCTGGCACGGGTTCTGGACAATTCTCAGGGTGCGGATCCCGAGCGCGTAGCACAAGAACTCGCTATGATCGCCGTCAAAGCCGATATCACGGAAGAGATCGACAGGTTGGCGGCACATGTTACAGCCGCGCGCGATCTGTTGGGGCAGAACGGTGCCGTGGGCCGCAAACTGGATTTTCTGATGCAGGAGTTCAACCGTGAGGCCAACACGCTGTGTTCAAAGGCCCAAAGCTCGGACCTGACGGCGGTTGGACTTGAGCTTAAGGCGGTAATAGATCAAATGCGCGAGCAAGTGCAGAACGTAGAATGA
- a CDS encoding PAS domain-containing protein, translated as MKTFFGIGSGSEFGKIVAMDRFDNGRSLSPIRQAEAYWTALLGGDSVPMRSQIDPRGLEKILEYTFILERIAPGLARFRLAGSHLNALAGMEVRGMPLTAFFQPDDRAGVKDALEQVFAAPAAAELGLISGGIMGRARMQARMILLPLKSDLGDVSRVLGVMVADGTIGKTPRRFSISDTRVKPVADFQTPSPVAPQPVQGFAEDEGEFKRPANHLRLVVSRDD; from the coding sequence ATGAAAACCTTTTTCGGGATTGGTTCCGGGTCAGAATTTGGAAAGATCGTCGCAATGGATCGCTTTGACAATGGGCGCAGCCTTTCGCCGATCCGCCAGGCCGAGGCGTATTGGACCGCGTTGCTGGGCGGTGACAGCGTTCCCATGCGCTCTCAGATCGATCCGCGCGGTTTGGAAAAAATCCTGGAATACACGTTTATACTAGAGCGCATCGCGCCCGGTCTTGCCCGGTTTCGTCTGGCCGGTAGCCATTTGAACGCGCTTGCGGGGATGGAAGTGCGGGGCATGCCCTTGACCGCGTTCTTCCAGCCCGACGATCGCGCGGGGGTCAAGGATGCGCTTGAGCAGGTGTTTGCTGCGCCCGCTGCAGCAGAGTTGGGGCTGATCTCGGGCGGAATAATGGGTCGCGCACGGATGCAGGCTCGAATGATTTTGCTGCCGTTGAAAAGTGATCTTGGCGATGTCAGCCGCGTTTTGGGTGTGATGGTCGCTGACGGAACTATTGGTAAAACACCTCGACGGTTCTCAATCTCGGACACGCGGGTCAAGCCCGTTGCTGATTTTCAGACCCCAAGCCCTGTCGCACCACAACCTGTTCAAGGGTTCGCGGAAGACGAAGGCGAATTCAAACGCCCTGCCAATCACTTGCGATTGGTGGTGTCACGCGACGACTGA
- the pstA gene encoding phosphate ABC transporter permease PstA has translation MTDASMDTPNAGRHATSLMATDPRTKKRANAEKRFRAYGIVAIATGLFFLIVLFASILSQGIPAFQRTVVSVEFTLSPAQRDEAEGTLFKTKAYSDLFIGALNDQLTESGVTVDFDQDAIERLLGKVGGTIRTFYADNPEKLGEPVQFDLAASSRVDGYFKGRVSRDTLQDSRFLQLSDLDLVDALKEAGIIKQAFNWPFITGADSGVDNPGGAGIGASVVGSFFMMLVVLALSLPIGVAASIYLEEFAPQNRFTDLIEVNISNLAAVPSIVFGILGLAVFIQFMHLPQSAPLVGGLVLTLMTLPTIIISTRASLKAVPPSIRDAALGVGASKMQAVFHHVLPLAAPGILTGTIIGLAQALGETAPLLLIGMVGFVARGYPDGFVAGFTEPNSAMPAQIYTWAARADVGFYEKAWGGIIILLMFLLTMNIIAIILRRRFERRW, from the coding sequence ATGACCGACGCAAGCATGGACACCCCGAACGCAGGCCGTCACGCGACTTCGTTGATGGCCACGGACCCACGGACAAAGAAGCGTGCGAATGCAGAGAAGCGTTTCCGCGCCTACGGCATCGTTGCAATCGCGACAGGGCTTTTCTTTTTGATCGTGCTGTTCGCTTCGATCCTGTCGCAGGGCATCCCGGCCTTTCAGCGTACCGTCGTGAGCGTCGAGTTCACTCTGTCGCCGGCACAACGCGACGAAGCGGAAGGCACTCTTTTCAAGACCAAAGCCTATTCCGACCTGTTTATCGGTGCGCTGAACGATCAGTTGACCGAAAGCGGTGTCACCGTCGATTTCGATCAGGACGCGATTGAGCGTCTTTTGGGTAAAGTGGGTGGCACGATCCGCACCTTTTACGCGGACAACCCAGAAAAACTGGGGGAACCGGTACAGTTCGATCTGGCCGCCTCAAGCCGGGTTGACGGATACTTCAAGGGTCGCGTTTCGCGTGACACCCTGCAAGACAGCCGCTTCCTGCAACTCAGCGACCTTGATCTGGTCGATGCCCTGAAAGAGGCAGGTATCATCAAACAGGCATTTAACTGGCCCTTCATTACAGGTGCAGACTCGGGCGTGGACAACCCCGGAGGGGCGGGCATCGGCGCTTCGGTTGTTGGTTCGTTCTTCATGATGCTGGTGGTTTTGGCGCTGTCATTGCCCATCGGTGTCGCGGCTTCGATTTACCTTGAGGAATTCGCACCGCAGAACCGATTTACGGACCTGATTGAGGTGAATATCTCTAACCTCGCAGCCGTTCCGTCGATTGTGTTCGGTATTCTGGGTCTGGCCGTGTTCATCCAGTTTATGCACCTGCCGCAATCGGCGCCCTTGGTCGGTGGTCTGGTGCTGACCCTGATGACGTTGCCGACAATCATCATCTCGACCCGCGCTTCGCTGAAGGCGGTTCCCCCGTCGATCCGTGACGCAGCGTTGGGGGTAGGGGCCTCGAAAATGCAGGCCGTGTTCCACCACGTTCTGCCGCTGGCCGCACCGGGTATTCTGACCGGCACCATCATTGGTCTGGCGCAAGCCCTGGGCGAGACCGCACCATTGCTTCTGATCGGCATGGTGGGCTTTGTGGCGCGCGGATATCCCGATGGCTTCGTCGCTGGCTTTACCGAGCCGAACTCGGCCATGCCAGCGCAGATCTACACCTGGGCCGCGCGCGCCGATGTTGGGTTTTACGAGAAAGCCTGGGGCGGCATTATCATCCTTTTGATGTTCCTGCTGACCATGAATATCATCGCAATCATCCTGCGCCGCCGCTTTGAACGCCGCTGGTAA
- the gmk gene encoding guanylate kinase: protein MADRRGLLIILSSPSGAGKSTLAKRLMAWDTDLEFSISATTRAPRPGEEHGREYFFLSEDEFKQQVAEGQMLEHAHVFGNFYGSPAEPVRNSINTGKDVLFDVDWQGEVQIRNSDLGKHALSIFILPPSIPELRRRLETRGQDSDDVIGKRMLKSWDEISHWGYYDYVLINDDLEATEEKLKTIVSAERMRRIQQPKLQQHVRKLQNEFEGLS, encoded by the coding sequence ATGGCGGATCGCCGCGGCCTTTTAATCATCCTGTCTTCTCCGTCCGGGGCGGGCAAATCCACATTGGCCAAACGGTTGATGGCCTGGGATACGGATCTGGAATTTTCGATCTCGGCCACGACCCGCGCACCGCGCCCCGGTGAAGAACATGGGCGCGAGTATTTCTTTCTGTCAGAGGACGAGTTCAAGCAGCAGGTTGCCGAAGGGCAGATGCTGGAGCACGCCCATGTTTTCGGAAACTTCTACGGTTCACCGGCAGAACCCGTGCGCAATTCGATCAACACCGGCAAGGACGTTCTGTTTGACGTGGACTGGCAAGGTGAGGTGCAGATCAGAAACTCTGACCTCGGCAAACATGCCCTGTCGATCTTTATTCTGCCACCGTCGATCCCCGAACTGCGCCGCCGTCTTGAGACACGTGGTCAGGACAGCGATGATGTGATTGGCAAGCGGATGCTCAAAAGCTGGGATGAGATCAGCCACTGGGGCTATTACGACTATGTCCTGATCAATGACGATCTTGAGGCAACCGAAGAAAAGCTTAAGACCATTGTCAGCGCCGAGCGAATGCGCCGCATCCAGCAACCAAAGCTGCAACAGCATGTGCGTAAACTGCAAAATGAGTTCGAGGGCCTGTCATGA